One genomic region from Longimicrobium sp. encodes:
- a CDS encoding segregation/condensation protein A, whose product MSVQQTLEVPAAGARDPFEIDLERFHGPLDLLLHLIRNQDIDIFDIPISRITKQFLEAIRGVERLELERAGEFLEMAATLVRIKAQMLFPRRGDEEEEGEDPRADLVRRLLEYEHFREAARLLEKAERMRARLFARGFVEVRPQPKLSELPLETTWEDVWDAALRMGERLAEQAAVHTVQGRQVRIEEKMSEVVDALAERKRVEFASLVERWGTRIHAVATLLACLELGKRNVVRLRQNLPFDPLWIYRARERREQEAEA is encoded by the coding sequence ATGAGCGTGCAGCAGACGCTGGAGGTGCCCGCGGCGGGGGCCCGCGACCCCTTCGAGATCGACCTGGAGCGCTTCCACGGGCCGCTGGACCTGCTGCTGCACCTGATCCGCAACCAGGACATCGACATCTTCGACATCCCCATCTCGCGGATCACCAAGCAGTTCCTGGAGGCGATCCGCGGGGTGGAGCGGCTGGAGCTGGAGCGCGCGGGCGAGTTCCTGGAGATGGCGGCCACGCTGGTGCGCATCAAGGCGCAGATGCTCTTCCCCCGGCGCGGCGACGAGGAGGAGGAGGGCGAGGACCCGCGCGCCGACCTGGTGCGGCGGCTGCTGGAGTACGAGCACTTCCGCGAGGCGGCGCGGCTGCTGGAGAAGGCCGAGCGGATGCGCGCGCGCCTCTTCGCCCGCGGCTTCGTGGAGGTGCGGCCGCAGCCGAAGCTCTCGGAGCTGCCGCTGGAGACGACGTGGGAAGACGTGTGGGATGCGGCGCTCAGGATGGGCGAGCGCCTGGCCGAACAGGCGGCGGTGCACACCGTGCAGGGGCGGCAGGTGCGGATCGAGGAGAAGATGAGCGAGGTGGTGGACGCGCTGGCCGAGCGGAAGCGGGTGGAGTTCGCCTCGCTGGTCGAGCGCTGGGGGACGCGGATCCACGCGGTGGCCACCCTGCTCGCCTGCCTGGAGCTGGGGAAGCGCAACGTCGTTCGCCTGCGCCAGAACCTCCCCTTCGACCCGCTGTGGATCTACCGCGCCCGGGAGCGGCGCGAGCAGGAGGCCGAGGCGTGA
- the scpB gene encoding SMC-Scp complex subunit ScpB, whose product MRASRMVEALLFASEAPLSAAELARADESLDEEQVEAAIAELRAEYDNEERAFGIFEVGGGYQILTRPEFAPVLERFDTVPSSQRLSGPALETLAILAYRQPVGRAEVEDIRGVGAGAVLKTLQERGLIEVVGRGEGLGRPLLYGTTQFFLQHFGFRSLDDLPRPEDLPVVLARREPPDPQLPLGDAA is encoded by the coding sequence GTGAGGGCGAGCCGCATGGTCGAGGCGCTGCTCTTCGCCAGCGAGGCGCCGCTGAGCGCGGCCGAGCTGGCGCGGGCGGACGAGTCGCTCGACGAGGAGCAGGTGGAGGCGGCCATTGCCGAGCTGCGCGCCGAGTACGACAACGAGGAGCGCGCGTTCGGCATCTTCGAGGTGGGCGGGGGCTACCAGATCCTCACCCGGCCGGAGTTCGCGCCGGTGCTGGAGCGCTTCGACACCGTCCCCTCCTCGCAGCGCCTGTCCGGCCCGGCGCTGGAGACGCTGGCGATCCTGGCCTACCGCCAGCCGGTGGGCCGCGCGGAGGTGGAGGACATCCGCGGGGTGGGCGCCGGCGCGGTGCTCAAGACGCTGCAGGAGCGCGGGCTGATCGAGGTGGTCGGCCGCGGCGAGGGGCTGGGGCGGCCGCTGCTGTACGGCACCACGCAGTTCTTCCTGCAGCACTTCGGCTTCCGCTCGCTCGACGACCTTCCGCGCCCCGAAGACCTGCCCGTGGTGCTGGCGCGCCGCGAGCCACCCGACCCCCAGCTGCCGCTCGGCGATGCCGCGTAA
- a CDS encoding pseudouridine synthase, with protein sequence MPRKNPQHHPHGEAVRLQAFLAHSGVASRRHAEELIAGGRVFVNGVSVTAPGTKITPGVDHVEVEGQPVEVQPITWIALHKPKGYVTSRDDPYGRKTVYDLLPEKFHGLFHVGRLDRDSEGILLLTNDGVLANRMLHPSFGVTKEYWADVEGKPTAEQMHRIVEEGVEDEGEHLRAESIRRLHQTGENEHRLSVVLREGKKREVRRMLAALGHPVHRLIRRRFGPISLGELKPGKWRVVTEAELATLRKGRGDMAQGTGDRAMGGERPPRRRPAEPDTADAAPPRQSTERRATHGKYARADKSPRETFTRFEKLRRGDQPARDETPARGGGRAEKPERGAKRGERAARGEKPERGAKRAERVPGGEKPERGGKSARAAKPGDRTRKPAERATASRRGDDKPRRASQRGDDEQRPWEAPKPRKRPAPGKPSPRRERDEEETPARGPGGERGPAGRGRSGDERPRARRDRDEETPRSQKPPRTGRPSPRRDQDEETPRRGRGERDADRPAKPGKPRGAAPRSEAEDDVRGPGYGRRGTTKPGVRAARDREEEEARRPSRPSGGGPRGGSRPGGRGGAAKGESPARGGGKPGGARPPRGASMRDDDEGASPRGGGGRPPRKGGPPRGRR encoded by the coding sequence ATGCCGCGTAAGAACCCGCAGCACCATCCCCACGGCGAGGCGGTGCGCCTGCAGGCGTTCCTGGCGCACTCGGGCGTGGCCTCGCGGCGCCACGCCGAGGAGCTGATCGCCGGCGGGCGCGTGTTCGTGAACGGCGTGAGCGTCACCGCGCCGGGGACGAAGATCACGCCGGGGGTGGACCACGTGGAGGTCGAGGGTCAGCCGGTGGAGGTGCAGCCCATCACCTGGATCGCCCTGCACAAGCCCAAGGGCTACGTCACCAGCCGCGACGACCCGTACGGCCGCAAGACCGTCTACGATCTCCTCCCCGAGAAATTCCACGGGCTCTTCCACGTGGGCCGGCTGGACCGCGACAGCGAGGGGATCCTGTTGCTGACCAACGACGGCGTGCTGGCCAACCGCATGCTGCACCCGTCGTTCGGGGTCACCAAGGAATACTGGGCCGACGTGGAGGGGAAGCCCACGGCGGAGCAGATGCACCGCATCGTGGAGGAGGGGGTGGAGGACGAGGGCGAGCACCTGCGCGCCGAGTCCATCCGCCGCCTGCACCAGACGGGCGAGAACGAGCACCGCCTCTCCGTCGTGCTGCGCGAGGGGAAGAAGCGCGAGGTGCGGCGGATGCTGGCCGCGCTGGGCCACCCCGTGCACCGGCTGATCCGCCGCCGCTTCGGCCCGATCTCGCTCGGCGAGCTGAAGCCCGGCAAGTGGCGGGTGGTGACGGAGGCGGAGCTGGCCACGCTGCGAAAAGGACGTGGAGACATGGCACAGGGAACCGGGGACAGGGCGATGGGCGGCGAGCGCCCCCCGCGCCGCAGGCCCGCCGAGCCGGACACGGCCGATGCGGCTCCGCCTCGCCAGTCCACGGAGCGGAGGGCGACGCACGGGAAGTACGCGCGCGCCGACAAGTCGCCGCGCGAGACATTCACCCGCTTCGAGAAGCTCCGCCGCGGCGACCAGCCCGCGCGCGACGAAACGCCCGCTCGCGGCGGCGGGCGCGCGGAGAAGCCCGAGCGCGGCGCGAAGCGTGGGGAGCGTGCCGCCAGAGGCGAGAAGCCGGAACGCGGTGCGAAGCGCGCGGAACGCGTCCCCGGCGGCGAGAAACCGGAACGCGGCGGGAAGTCCGCTCGCGCGGCGAAGCCGGGAGATCGCACCCGCAAGCCGGCGGAGCGCGCGACCGCCTCTCGCCGCGGCGACGACAAGCCGCGGCGCGCCAGCCAGCGCGGCGACGACGAGCAGCGGCCGTGGGAGGCGCCGAAGCCGCGGAAGCGTCCGGCGCCCGGCAAACCGTCCCCGCGGCGCGAGCGGGACGAGGAGGAGACGCCGGCGCGCGGTCCCGGTGGCGAGCGTGGCCCGGCCGGCCGCGGTAGATCGGGCGATGAGCGCCCTCGCGCGCGGCGTGATCGGGACGAGGAGACGCCGCGATCGCAGAAGCCGCCGCGAACAGGCAGGCCGTCGCCGCGCCGCGATCAGGACGAGGAGACGCCGCGCCGCGGGCGGGGCGAGCGGGACGCGGATCGCCCCGCGAAGCCGGGGAAACCGCGCGGCGCCGCGCCTCGCAGCGAGGCGGAGGACGATGTACGCGGGCCGGGTTACGGCCGCCGCGGCACGACCAAGCCGGGCGTGCGCGCCGCCCGCGACCGCGAGGAGGAAGAGGCGCGGCGTCCGTCCCGTCCCTCTGGCGGCGGACCCCGCGGCGGATCGCGTCCCGGCGGCCGCGGCGGCGCGGCGAAGGGCGAATCTCCCGCACGCGGGGGTGGAAAGCCCGGTGGCGCGCGTCCCCCGCGCGGCGCATCCATGCGCGACGACGACGAGGGCGCGTCTCCGCGAGGCGGAGGTGGGCGGCCGCCGCGCAAGGGCGGCCCCCCGCGCGGGCGCCGCTGA